One genomic window of Phycisphaeraceae bacterium includes the following:
- a CDS encoding SRPBCC domain-containing protein — MAEQIQEILLSSIPRPDLSTRPLHMTCEHTVNAKPSRVYAAWTEQFDLWFAQAGTVSMVPEPGRPYFFYNREEWGRHPHYGRFLDVIENRLVEMTWMTGNGTAEGTAGAETVLRIELVPKGAATEIRLTHSGFVSEESCAAHKENWPLALAELDEALGDEIKTGKS; from the coding sequence GTGGCCGAACAGATTCAGGAGATCCTCTTGAGTTCAATACCCCGCCCCGACCTTTCCACGCGACCGCTGCACATGACGTGCGAGCACACCGTCAATGCGAAGCCGAGCAGGGTCTACGCTGCTTGGACAGAGCAATTCGATCTCTGGTTTGCCCAGGCCGGAACGGTTTCGATGGTGCCGGAGCCGGGGCGGCCGTACTTCTTCTACAACCGGGAAGAATGGGGCAGGCATCCCCACTACGGCCGGTTCCTCGACGTGATTGAGAACCGACTCGTCGAGATGACGTGGATGACGGGAAACGGGACAGCCGAGGGAACGGCCGGGGCCGAGACCGTCCTACGGATCGAGCTCGTTCCCAAAGGAGCGGCCACGGAAATCCGCTTGACCCATTCGGGTTTCGTCTCCGAGGAGTCCTGCGCTGCGCACAAGGAGAACTGGCCTTTGGCACTCGCGGAGCTGGACGAAGCCCTCGGGGATGAGATCAAGACCGGCAAGTCGTGA
- a CDS encoding acyl-CoA dehydrogenase family protein — MADLKSMKMSDKDRRLIEDAEALLGPEPTSMGFIKNLFWGNLREELVFPYPDQDAKESAECDQLLARLDEYLESEHPAVTIDQEQEIPRWVIDRLFSLGVLGMTIPKEYGGLGLGITSYNRVLERIGRSCGSTAVLVSAHQSIGCKAIMLFGNEEQKKLWLPHLAKDWVSAFCLSEPNVGCDAGGQETRCELSADGSHYILNGEKKWATSGAISGLFTVMAKQRIKDPKTGKEGDRVTALVCMPDMEGIDIFQKNRSKCGIRGTWQARIRFRDVKVPKAHLLHQEGRGLNVALTCLNYGRCTLSAGMIGGAKRCMDQAIKWSQTRFQFGRPLSDFELVRTRIAHMAALCYAMDSVLYMTTGMLDRHDEDIMLETAVCKVFCSEMGWRTVNDAVQIMGGESYMTENEVERVFRDSRINLIVEGANEVMQSFIFAYGGKQLAERMLGVQEAVGWSDQEGLLANLTRIARNMSKGAVRKVAIPLGIELFLGVRRAAPTLSNIHASLRDEADRFCRLVREHSHQFKQASKRYREEIITRQAVQARVADTALWLHAWACTLSRLDHDIRDGSEGLEFERDKAAAKHFFDLAEVEIHDNFRHLQENTDTSMQPAAAAALKHNDSLPNELFSIPERSPIAAGTGRKLKQDGIRQFPGDKSLQPASTNGRTM, encoded by the coding sequence ATGGCTGACCTCAAGAGCATGAAGATGTCGGACAAGGACCGGAGACTGATCGAGGATGCCGAGGCATTGCTCGGTCCTGAGCCTACGTCCATGGGGTTCATCAAGAACCTCTTCTGGGGAAACCTGCGGGAGGAGCTGGTCTTCCCGTACCCGGATCAGGATGCGAAGGAGAGCGCCGAGTGCGACCAGCTCCTTGCGCGGCTGGACGAGTACCTGGAGAGCGAGCACCCGGCGGTCACGATCGATCAAGAGCAGGAGATCCCCAGGTGGGTGATTGATCGTCTGTTCTCGCTCGGTGTGCTGGGGATGACGATCCCCAAGGAGTACGGTGGGCTGGGACTCGGGATCACGTCGTACAACAGGGTGCTCGAGCGGATCGGCCGGTCGTGCGGCTCGACCGCGGTGCTAGTCTCCGCGCACCAGTCGATCGGGTGCAAGGCGATCATGCTCTTCGGGAACGAGGAGCAGAAGAAGCTCTGGCTGCCACACCTGGCCAAGGACTGGGTCAGCGCGTTCTGCCTCAGTGAACCGAACGTCGGGTGCGACGCCGGCGGCCAAGAAACCCGGTGCGAGCTCTCGGCGGACGGGTCGCATTACATCCTGAACGGCGAGAAGAAGTGGGCTACGAGCGGGGCAATCTCCGGATTGTTTACGGTCATGGCCAAGCAGAGAATCAAGGATCCCAAGACGGGCAAGGAGGGCGACCGGGTTACCGCGCTGGTGTGCATGCCCGACATGGAGGGGATCGACATCTTCCAGAAGAACCGCAGCAAGTGCGGAATCCGGGGGACGTGGCAGGCCAGGATCAGGTTCCGTGATGTGAAGGTGCCGAAGGCCCACCTGCTCCACCAGGAGGGACGGGGCCTGAATGTTGCACTGACGTGCCTGAACTACGGGCGCTGCACGCTTTCAGCGGGCATGATCGGCGGGGCCAAGCGGTGCATGGACCAGGCGATCAAATGGAGCCAGACGCGGTTCCAGTTCGGCCGACCGCTCAGCGACTTCGAACTGGTTCGGACCCGCATCGCGCACATGGCGGCGCTGTGCTACGCGATGGACTCGGTGTTGTACATGACCACCGGGATGCTCGACAGGCATGATGAGGACATCATGCTGGAGACGGCTGTCTGCAAGGTCTTCTGCTCCGAGATGGGTTGGCGGACCGTCAACGATGCTGTCCAGATCATGGGCGGCGAGTCGTACATGACGGAGAACGAAGTCGAGCGGGTGTTCCGCGACAGCCGGATTAACCTGATCGTTGAAGGCGCCAACGAGGTCATGCAGTCGTTCATCTTTGCCTACGGCGGCAAGCAGCTCGCCGAGCGGATGCTGGGGGTACAGGAGGCGGTGGGCTGGAGCGATCAGGAAGGGCTGCTCGCGAACCTCACGCGGATCGCCCGGAACATGAGCAAGGGTGCGGTGCGGAAGGTCGCGATCCCCCTCGGGATCGAGTTATTCCTGGGCGTCCGGCGTGCCGCCCCGACCCTTTCGAACATCCACGCGTCGCTCCGCGACGAGGCGGACCGATTCTGCCGGCTTGTCCGCGAGCACAGCCACCAGTTCAAGCAGGCTAGCAAGCGGTACCGCGAGGAGATCATCACGCGACAGGCGGTCCAGGCGCGGGTCGCCGACACCGCGTTGTGGCTCCACGCATGGGCGTGCACCCTCAGTCGCCTCGATCACGACATCCGCGATGGGAGCGAGGGGCTGGAGTTCGAGCGGGACAAGGCCGCCGCGAAGCACTTCTTTGACTTGGCGGAAGTCGAGATCCACGACAACTTCCGACACCTGCAGGAAAACACCGACACGTCCATGCAGCCGGCCGCCGCGGCGGCCCTCAAGCACAACGACTCGCTTCCCAACGAGCTCTTCTCAATTCCGGAACGGTCGCCCATCGCGGCAGGAACGGGCCGCAAACTGAAGCAGGACGGCATCCGGCAGTTCCCCGGCGACAAGTCCCTTCAGCCCGCCTCAACCAACGGCCGGACGATGTAG
- the purH gene encoding bifunctional phosphoribosylaminoimidazolecarboxamide formyltransferase/IMP cyclohydrolase has product MSSLVPIKTALLSVSDKTDLVPFAAALAARGVRLISTGGTAQALAAAGLAVTGVDELTGFPEGLDGRVKTLHPKVHAGLLAVRDNTDHAAFLRAHGIEPIDLVCINLYPFQRVIADPDVSLDEAIENIDVGGPAMLRAGAKNHRWTTVVPSTRRYDAVISELDANNGCTGATLRSQLATETFAVTSEYDAAIAAYLSRRSPEAFPATLRLTYTKADDLRYGENPHQQAALYRDPASTGQTIVNARQLHGKQLSYNNINDASAALETVKVLALRGEMNHVAASVVKHLSPCGAAIAGDAAVAIDRAIAGDPLAAYGGILAASAAIDEPAAERLCRDGVFFEVVVAPEYSDRALSILRSRWANLRILEVGHNHPSAARKLDYRSVPGGLLVQDRDRLFAGPTSWTHVAGPAPTSEQLAAAAFLEIVCKGAMSNAVVIGGVDTSTGSASTRLFGLGGGQVDRLTSCRIAVQKAGALSRDALAVSDAFFPFPDGPEVLIEAGVRMIVHPGGSKRDIETAELCKSRGVTLLTTGVRHFRH; this is encoded by the coding sequence ATGTCCTCCCTTGTACCCATCAAGACCGCCCTGCTGAGCGTCTCGGACAAGACCGATCTGGTCCCGTTTGCCGCGGCACTCGCGGCGCGCGGCGTACGGCTGATCTCGACCGGCGGCACGGCGCAAGCGCTCGCCGCTGCGGGACTCGCCGTGACCGGCGTCGATGAACTGACGGGATTCCCGGAGGGTCTCGACGGTCGGGTCAAGACGTTGCACCCGAAGGTGCATGCCGGGCTCCTCGCGGTCCGGGACAACACTGACCACGCCGCGTTCCTGCGTGCCCACGGCATCGAGCCAATCGATCTTGTCTGCATCAACCTCTACCCCTTTCAGCGTGTCATCGCCGACCCGGATGTTTCGCTCGATGAGGCCATTGAGAACATCGACGTCGGCGGACCAGCGATGCTGCGGGCAGGCGCCAAGAACCACCGCTGGACCACCGTTGTGCCGTCGACTCGCCGGTACGACGCCGTCATCAGTGAGCTGGATGCCAATAACGGCTGCACAGGCGCCACGCTGCGGTCGCAGCTTGCGACCGAGACGTTCGCGGTAACCAGCGAGTACGACGCAGCGATCGCGGCGTACCTTTCCCGGCGGTCCCCCGAGGCATTCCCCGCCACCCTCCGATTGACGTACACGAAGGCCGATGATCTTCGCTACGGCGAAAACCCGCACCAGCAGGCGGCGCTGTACCGCGACCCTGCGTCCACGGGCCAGACCATTGTCAATGCCCGGCAGTTGCACGGCAAGCAGCTTTCGTACAACAACATCAACGATGCGTCCGCCGCACTTGAAACGGTGAAGGTCCTGGCGCTGCGCGGGGAGATGAACCATGTCGCGGCTAGTGTGGTGAAGCACTTGTCGCCTTGCGGCGCAGCGATTGCCGGCGATGCGGCGGTGGCGATCGACCGGGCGATCGCTGGCGATCCGCTGGCGGCCTACGGCGGCATTCTTGCGGCAAGTGCTGCGATCGACGAGCCGGCAGCAGAGCGACTGTGCCGCGATGGCGTGTTCTTCGAGGTTGTCGTGGCTCCGGAATACAGCGACAGGGCACTGAGTATCCTGCGCAGCCGGTGGGCGAACCTGAGGATCCTTGAGGTTGGGCACAATCACCCTTCCGCGGCTCGCAAGCTCGACTACCGATCGGTGCCCGGCGGCCTCCTGGTGCAGGATCGCGATCGGCTGTTCGCAGGTCCCACATCATGGACTCACGTGGCAGGCCCTGCTCCAACCTCCGAGCAGCTCGCCGCGGCGGCGTTTCTGGAGATCGTGTGCAAGGGCGCGATGAGCAACGCGGTGGTGATCGGCGGTGTTGACACATCGACCGGCAGCGCGAGCACGAGGCTGTTTGGTCTGGGCGGCGGGCAGGTCGACCGCCTCACATCGTGCCGTATCGCCGTACAAAAGGCCGGCGCCCTGTCGCGCGACGCCTTGGCCGTTTCCGACGCCTTCTTCCCCTTTCCCGATGGACCGGAAGTGCTGATCGAGGCCGGCGTACGGATGATCGTTCACCCCGGCGGCTCGAAACGCGATATCGAAACCGCCGAACTGTGCAAATCCCGTGGCGTGACCCTCCTCACGACCGGCGTGCGACATTTTCGACACTAG
- a CDS encoding PQQ-binding-like beta-propeller repeat protein, with translation MPQPIALLARIGILSALAFGLAACASGPRQVSAEERSAATPLDDIDYATAGYRRVWRAFPVLNAGASVTSIRVLGDVMAVQESSSQLTLIDTRSGAIRWSDQLADPLTKCFASSRDATRIITATDNEVVFNAIDTGTLVDRDTLNEVITASPLLVNNVLVCPTASGHIVGHMATGHMNAWTNSLPGPIIGPPVRVGASNSVALISQDGTLIVLDAATGSGNGRARVGGGVGPDGGLAASEAIVFVACLDQSLYAFDAETMRRLWRVRTETPLRNRPVYHDGRVYLDIPGRGITAFDAGTGNQEWAAQGVSGTVFAMHHGRLLAWDPAMQVATSLDPATGQVINRVTLETTTMVVTDSFVDGTVYLCSSYGVITKLLPK, from the coding sequence ATGCCCCAGCCCATTGCCCTCCTCGCCCGGATCGGAATCCTCTCAGCGCTTGCCTTCGGGCTCGCGGCTTGTGCCTCTGGTCCCAGACAGGTATCCGCGGAGGAGCGGAGCGCTGCCACACCGCTCGACGACATCGACTACGCCACAGCCGGGTATCGGCGCGTATGGCGAGCGTTTCCGGTGCTCAACGCCGGCGCGAGCGTGACGTCGATCCGGGTGCTGGGCGACGTCATGGCGGTGCAGGAGTCGTCGTCGCAGCTCACGCTTATCGATACCCGGTCGGGCGCCATCCGCTGGTCGGACCAGCTTGCTGACCCCCTGACCAAGTGCTTCGCCTCCAGCCGGGATGCGACACGGATAATCACGGCAACCGACAACGAAGTCGTTTTCAACGCGATTGATACTGGAACCCTCGTAGATCGTGACACGCTGAACGAGGTCATCACGGCTTCCCCTCTGCTTGTCAATAACGTGCTCGTGTGCCCAACCGCCTCGGGCCACATCGTCGGCCACATGGCGACCGGCCACATGAACGCGTGGACAAACTCGCTGCCCGGCCCGATCATCGGCCCGCCAGTCAGGGTCGGGGCATCGAACTCGGTGGCGCTGATCAGCCAGGACGGCACCCTCATCGTGCTCGACGCGGCGACCGGCTCGGGCAACGGACGGGCGAGGGTTGGCGGGGGCGTTGGCCCGGACGGCGGACTCGCCGCATCAGAAGCGATCGTGTTTGTCGCCTGCCTGGATCAGTCGCTGTACGCCTTCGATGCGGAGACGATGCGGCGGCTGTGGCGGGTTCGTACCGAGACCCCGCTGAGGAATCGTCCGGTGTACCACGATGGTCGTGTGTACCTCGATATTCCTGGCCGCGGGATCACGGCCTTTGATGCCGGCACGGGGAATCAGGAGTGGGCCGCGCAGGGGGTCAGCGGAACCGTGTTTGCGATGCACCACGGTCGGTTGCTGGCCTGGGATCCCGCGATGCAGGTCGCCACGTCGCTCGATCCGGCGACGGGGCAGGTCATCAACCGCGTGACGCTTGAAACAACGACGATGGTTGTGACCGATTCGTTCGTGGACGGGACGGTCTACCTCTGCTCTTCATACGGGGTCATCACCAAGCTGTTGCCGAAGTAG
- the pdhA gene encoding pyruvate dehydrogenase (acetyl-transferring) E1 component subunit alpha: MPKRPVYTAQIDYLQLMDEQGNLDEALAKDTLSDEQVVHLYEFMITCRHLDEIAFKLQRSGRMGTYPQNKGQEAAALGSAFAAQKGVDHLVPCYRENAALYWHGLPMHYILLHWMGDERGNQIPEGVNVTPISIPIGTQMLHAAGIAWAFKIRKEPKVVLTYFGDGATSEGDFHEAMNFASVLQAPVVFICQNNHWAISVPRDMQMASETVAQKALAYGMPTVQVDGNDLFAVYKASKEAVDRARAGGGPSFIEAVTYRLGDHTTADDARRYRDPEEVEVWKSRDPIVRLRKYLESKGLWDDQKQTAIDEKSKAVVAEVVKAAEGIEKPVTDDIFDSTFAGPLPAELELQKRTLQTHSLGQFPEQAGLRSQPQHV, encoded by the coding sequence ATGCCCAAGCGTCCCGTGTATACGGCACAGATCGACTACCTGCAGCTCATGGATGAGCAGGGCAACCTTGACGAGGCCCTCGCCAAGGACACGCTCTCCGATGAGCAGGTGGTACACCTGTACGAGTTCATGATCACCTGCCGGCACCTGGACGAGATCGCGTTCAAACTGCAGCGTTCGGGGCGCATGGGCACCTACCCGCAGAACAAGGGGCAGGAGGCCGCCGCGCTGGGGTCGGCATTTGCCGCACAGAAGGGCGTGGACCATCTCGTGCCGTGCTACCGCGAGAACGCGGCTTTGTACTGGCACGGCCTCCCGATGCACTACATCCTGCTGCACTGGATGGGCGATGAGCGGGGCAACCAGATTCCCGAGGGCGTCAACGTCACCCCGATCTCGATCCCCATCGGCACGCAGATGCTGCACGCCGCGGGGATCGCTTGGGCGTTCAAGATCCGCAAGGAGCCGAAGGTCGTGCTGACCTACTTCGGGGACGGCGCCACGAGTGAGGGCGACTTCCACGAGGCTATGAACTTCGCGAGCGTGCTGCAGGCGCCTGTCGTGTTCATCTGCCAGAACAACCACTGGGCAATCAGCGTCCCCCGGGACATGCAGATGGCTTCGGAGACCGTCGCCCAGAAGGCCCTCGCATACGGCATGCCGACCGTGCAGGTCGACGGCAACGATCTCTTTGCGGTGTACAAGGCTTCGAAGGAGGCGGTCGACCGGGCACGGGCCGGTGGAGGACCGAGCTTCATCGAGGCCGTGACCTACCGCCTCGGCGATCACACGACGGCCGATGATGCGCGGCGGTACCGCGATCCGGAAGAGGTCGAGGTGTGGAAGAGCCGCGATCCGATCGTGCGGCTGCGGAAGTACCTCGAAAGCAAGGGACTCTGGGACGACCAGAAGCAGACCGCGATCGATGAGAAGTCCAAGGCGGTCGTGGCGGAGGTCGTCAAGGCAGCCGAGGGCATCGAGAAGCCCGTCACGGACGACATCTTTGACTCGACGTTCGCCGGCCCGCTCCCCGCGGAACTCGAACTCCAGAAGCGGACGCTGCAGACCCACTCGTTGGGGCAGTTTCCCGAGCAAGCGGGGCTGCGCAGTCAGCCGCAGCACGTGTAA
- a CDS encoding alpha-ketoacid dehydrogenase subunit beta, which translates to MPQLTLVQAVTLGLQQEMERDDRVVVLGEDVGKNGGVFRATEGLQARFGEDRVVDTPLAESGIMGSAIGLAMAGMRPIPEIQFEGFLGPAYDQLVNHAARYRTRSRGAITVPLTVRVPVGGGIHAPELHSDSPESIYAHTPGLKVVMPSTPYDAKGLLISAIRDPDPVVFFEPKRIYRAFREEVPEEEYTIPIGEAKIVAEGTDLTIVSWGATVHQCMEAMDDLPEDVSVELIDLRTIYPIDVDTIAASVEKTGRCVIVHEAPKTAGMGAEIATLIQERCFLSLQAPVQRVTGFDTVMPYYKLELDYLPDAKRIGKAVAECLNY; encoded by the coding sequence ATGCCCCAGTTGACCCTTGTACAGGCAGTGACCCTTGGCCTCCAGCAGGAAATGGAACGCGATGATCGCGTCGTCGTGCTCGGGGAGGATGTGGGCAAGAACGGCGGAGTCTTCCGCGCCACGGAAGGGCTCCAAGCCAGGTTCGGCGAGGACCGCGTCGTCGATACTCCCCTGGCCGAGTCAGGAATCATGGGTTCGGCGATCGGTCTTGCGATGGCCGGCATGCGCCCCATTCCCGAGATCCAGTTCGAGGGTTTCCTCGGACCCGCGTACGACCAGCTCGTCAACCACGCGGCAAGGTACCGGACTCGCAGCCGCGGCGCGATCACGGTCCCGTTAACGGTGCGTGTCCCGGTCGGCGGCGGAATCCACGCGCCGGAACTCCACAGCGATTCTCCGGAGTCGATCTACGCCCACACACCGGGTCTCAAGGTCGTAATGCCGAGCACCCCCTACGACGCCAAGGGCCTACTTATCTCTGCGATCCGCGACCCGGACCCCGTGGTGTTCTTTGAACCCAAGCGGATCTACCGCGCATTCCGCGAGGAAGTTCCGGAGGAGGAATACACGATCCCGATCGGCGAGGCGAAGATCGTCGCGGAGGGGACGGACCTCACGATCGTGTCCTGGGGCGCCACCGTGCACCAGTGTATGGAAGCGATGGACGATCTCCCCGAGGACGTCAGCGTCGAACTGATCGACCTGCGGACCATCTACCCGATCGATGTCGATACGATCGCCGCGAGCGTCGAGAAGACCGGGCGGTGCGTGATCGTGCACGAGGCGCCCAAGACCGCGGGAATGGGTGCCGAGATCGCCACCCTGATCCAGGAACGGTGCTTCCTGAGCCTGCAGGCGCCGGTGCAGCGAGTGACCGGCTTTGACACGGTAATGCCGTACTACAAACTGGAACTGGATTACCTTCCGGATGCGAAGCGGATTGGGAAGGCCGTTGCGGAGTGTCTGAACTACTAG